A region of Nakaseomyces glabratus chromosome M, complete sequence DNA encodes the following proteins:
- the CLU1 gene encoding translation initiation factor 3 subunit CLU1 (CAGL0M07722g~Ortholog(s) have mRNA binding activity, role in cytoplasmic translational initiation and cytoplasmic stress granule, eukaryotic translation initiation factor 3 complex localization) — MSQPSDIVKVIVALPTLSKKPQQGKKKKSKELEEITLQFRKDSKLQNVLDFLSIAPATKYFTNYNLKNSTGDLLLSSEEKTLRELCSDKDEYKVALELKPYNQYQALKHVLTSRDFFGFASETEDGLSNVAVSTGSKFYKLPLKEIKEKSPENEDKDTENKKPTSMNVTDEEKVEFNHMVHGLFETLKKEKKVLLKDLMNTDTSVVTPCLRSINFSPYNPVPAFYRTKGHLFYLQIVTLEGESLQVTAIPSGFYINKSTTSKFDPSPKENDGHVDTVHYTLYDLLASSSKNFVTHISSLEKKFDDLESVTYVRPACTTLNKPWLIPAIPTNGPDYLRTQIDSFNFEPERNFNDEFQSIKEIPTNTLQARIESERIFAKLTHEFTINATKGAMDILYGNGTAMNPDSPLEEQIFLKNNIFYSFVGDLNQTYADKGGDEAAIASANQDLRTLNMLTRLNLPNIHHLLTTIVDFGGKRILAQTPVPGLLSPMGVKITTNEETKEETVSELSSDICVKYGLDENEKKVVFNEEFDEILNDQFAKSFHLKKHTIQGTELVFSSQSKGIVGSDKRHYILDLANTYPLDVEFAKENFDDVKEASKKYPHRQTLIRPELVEKWWATKIENDKVELVKAYEENLYSYNPDAYQVPGVEDETVVEISKYLNEEIIPNVVQDYLNGNIISPYNGEHLADTFHKNGVNMRYLGKFANLVKEELRKQEEAHEAKLAQVIVDNKEYEEWEKSYLQKIETMIKERQAKINKLVQEGKEVPKELTEDLKLDDNEIKKPSTEKPVVVSYDELVPLIKTAELEIISRSLKHILRKYSRSLPPIVIPALISFVFNLLFGTTYNPAPAVESVDPLYPVDQYEFKNLTHDTLLKEIEQEAVVRYRYELEGDWFAEHELYPFTLIRSICNKFGVQLLNKDYFFSTEQLEEYKQSLDKKSRAKYVAPLTTFSVSDLTVIPKIKAIDYSSPISEELWSQGASIINENQKDGLTLLAQSIGFKEEVNSILHSSVAEKYLTLSTIYNKLGLNAEAIAFCRKSCAIYERVCGVDSFELLRALTNLATLEFANESPYNVALIYQRIIQTVSGYGLDKIHHPIFTNIFNYLEQLSLGVQDAKLAVEVLKSLGDFLVSIDGTESLPYAYIKSKLGNLLAADNRFSDALNQIKVAERIFTKELGTNHGSTAQARQWVDGLTNLIKDVNQKKQLQQDQTAASGLKQQPQKSKSGHNKKETTNPDLADKSVDELLSFIEGEDGKSSKTTKKSKSKGKNKK, encoded by the coding sequence ATGTCACAACCAAGCGATATTGTGAAGGTGATTGTAGCCTTACCAACACTATCCAAGAAACCCCAACAAgggaaaaagaagaaatccaaggaacttgaagaaattacTTTACAATTTAGAAAGGACTCTAAGTTGCAAAATGTTTtagattttctttcaattgctCCTGCAACTAAGTATTTTACCAATTATAACTTGAAGAACTCAACTGGTGATTTACTACTAAGCTCTGAAGAGAAAACTTTAAGAGAACTGTGCAGCGATAAAGACGAATACAAAGTTGCTTTAGAATTGAAGCCTTACAATCAATACCAAGCTTTGAAGCATGTATTAACATCTAGAGATTTCTTTGGGTTTGCCAGCGAAACTGAAGATGGTTTATCCAATGTTGCTGTTTCTACTGGGTCTAAGTTCTACAAATTGccattgaaagaaattaagGAGAAGTCTCCAGAAAATGAAGACAAAGATactgaaaacaaaaaaccCACTTCAATGAATGTTACTGATGAGGAAAAGGTCGAATTCAATCACATGGTGCATGGTTTATTCGAAACATTAAAAAAGGAGAAGAAAGTTCTATTAAAAGATCTCATGAATACGGACACTAGTGTTGTCACACCATGTTTGCGTTCTATCAACTTCTCGCCATACAATCCAGTACCAGCTTTTTACAGAACTAAAGGCCACCTGTTCTACTTGCAAATTGTTACTTTAGAGGGTGAAAGCTTACAAGTAACTGCCATTCCATCCGGTTTCTACATCAACAAGTCAACCACCAGCAAGTTTGATCCATCTCCTAAGGAAAATGACGGCCATGTTGATACTGTACATTACACTTTGTATGATTTATTGGCTTCTTCATCTAAAAATTTTGTTACACACATTTCAAGTCTTGAAAAGAAGTTTGATGATTTGGAATCTGTTACTTACGTAAGACCAGCATGTACAACTTTGAACAAACCATGGTTGATTCCTGCAATCCCTACAAATGGGCCAGATTATCTACGTACGCAAATAGATTCTTTCAACTTCGAGCCGGAACGTAATTTCAACGATGAATTCCAATCTATAAAGGAAATCCCAACCAATACTCTGCAAGCTAGAATTGAAAGTGAAAGAATTTTTGCTAAGTTGACTCATGAATTTACAATCAATGCAACAAAAGGTGCTATGGATATTTTGTATGGAAATGGTACAGCAATGAACCCTGACTCACCATTGGAAGAACAAATCTTCCTAAAGAACAACATTTTTTACTCCTTTGTTGGTGACCTAAATCAAACTTATGCTGATAAAGGTGGTGATGAAGCTGCAATTGCTTCTGCTAATCAAGATTTAAGAACGTTGAACATGTTGACGAGATTGAACTTGCCAAATATTCATCATCTATTGACCACGATTGTTGACTTCGGCGGTAAGAGAATTCTTGCGCAAACTCCTGTTCCAGGTCTGCTTTCTCCAATGGGTGTGAAAATTACAACTAATGAGGAGACCAAGGAAGAGACTGTATCTGAACTGTCTAGTGATATTTGTGTGAAATATGGTCTAGATGAGAACGAAAAGAAAGTTGTATTtaatgaagaatttgacGAAATCTTAAATGATCAGTTTGCCAAGTCTTTCCATTTGAAAAAACACACCATTCAGGGTACTGAATTAGTGTTTTCCAGTCAATCTAAGGGTATTGTTGGTTCTGATAAGAGACATTACATCTTAGATTTGGCTAACACATACCCACTTGATGTTGAATTTGCCAAGGAAAACTTTGATGATGTTAAGGAGGCATCTAAGAAATATCCACATCGTCAAACTTTGATTCGTCCAGAGCTTGTTGAAAAATGGTGGGCAACCAAGATCGAGAATGATAAAGTTGAATTAGTCAAGGCTTATGAAGAGAACTTGTACTCTTACAATCCTGACGCATACCAAGTTCCAGGTGTAGAAGATGAAACTGTCGTggaaatttcaaaatatctaAATGAAGAGATTATTCCAAACGTTGTTCAAGATTACTTGAATGGGAATATTATTTCTCCTTACAATGGTGAGCATCTAGCTGATACTTTCCACAAAAATGGTGTCAACATGCGTTACCTTGGTAAGTTCGCCAATTTGGTCAAAGAGGAACTTCGTAAACAAGAGGAAGCTCATGAAGCTAAACTAGCTCAAGTTATTGTTGACaataaagaatatgaaGAATGGGAAAAATCATACTTGCAAAAGATTGAAACAATGATAAAGGAAAGGCAAGCTAAGATCAACAAATTAGTTCAAGAAGGCAAAGAAGTTCCAAAGGAGCTTACCGAGGACTTGAAACTTGATGacaatgaaatcaaaaagcCTTCTACTGAAAAACCAGTGGTTGTGTCATATGATGAATTAGTGCCTCTTATCAAGACAGCTGAGCTGGAAATTATTTCACGTTCTTTGAAACATATCCTAAGAAAATACAGCAGAAGTCTACCACCTATTGTTATTCCAGCTTTAATTTCATTTGTGTTTAACCTACTTTTCGGAACTACATACAATCCTGCACCTGCTGTTGAATCAGTGGATCCATTATACCCAGTTGATCAATACGAATTCAAGAACTTAACCCATGATACTctattgaaagaaattgaacaagaagCTGTCGTTCGTTACCGTTATGAATTAGAAGGCGATTGGTTTGCTGAGCACGAACTGTACCCATTTACTCTAATTAGATCCATCTGCAATAAGTTTGGGGTTCAACTTCTGAACAAAGATTACTTTTTCTCGACTGAGCAATTGGAAGAGTACAAACAATCTTTGGACAAGAAATCCAGAGCTAAGTATGTGGCTCCTTTAACCACTTTCTCAGTATCTGATTTGACAGTTATTCCTAAAATTAAGGCAATTGACTATTCATCTCCTATCAGTGAAGAATTGTGGTCACAAGGTGCTTCGATAATCaatgaaaatcaaaaggaTGGCTTGACACTATTGGCTCAGTCAATAGGTTTTAAGGAAGAAGTTAATAGCATTTTGCATTCATCTGTGGctgaaaaatatttgaCCTTGTCTACTATCTATAATAAGCTTGGTTTGAATGCTGAAGCCATCGCGTTCTGTCGTAAATCTTGTGCTATCTACGAAAGGGTTTGCGGTGTCGACTCATTTGAATTGCTAAGAGCTCTTACAAATCTAGCTACATTAGAGTTTGCTAATGAAAGTCCATATAATGTGGCCTTGATTTATCAAAGAATCATTCAAACAGTTTCTGGTTACGGACTTGATAAGATTCACCACCCAATTTTCACTAACATTTTCAATTATCTAGAGCAACTCTCACTTGGTGTTCAGGATGCTAAACTTGCTGTCGAGGTTCTGAAGTCCCTGGGCGATTTCCTTGTTTCAATAGATGGTACTGAATCTCTTCCATATGCTTACATTAAATCCAAGTTGGGTAATTTGTTGGCCGCTGATAACAGATTCAGTGATGCCTTGAATCAAATCAAGGTAGCTGAGCGTATTTTCACAAAGGAATTGGGTACAAATCATGGTAGTACAGCTCAAGCTAGACAATGGGTCGATGGTTTGACCAATTTAATTAAGGATGTCAATCAAAAGAAGCAACTACAACAAGATCAAACTGCCGCCAGTGGACTAAAGCAACAGCCACAAAAATCAAAGTCTGGTCACAATAAGAAGGAAACAACAAATCCAGATCTGGCTGATAAGTCAGTTGATGAACTTTTATCATTCATTGAAGGTGAGGATGGAAAGAGCTCTAAAACTACCAAGAAAAGTAAATCAAAGGGTaagaataagaaataa
- a CDS encoding DUF5314 domain-containing protein (CAGL0M07744g~Protein of unknown function), with translation MSLEKKLVYPWVAEIDGSDTSAIFEEIRNPAICEFKTFILSEVGDFQIWIERFEDIILLTNMYWYRFYKAGPYYKEGITDIYERHVISNFDNAMIQLVLKTVSAKVRELCDSYLQFGAHHKQVTVFGLIDQIRSHYDRDNPLITYKRYYAWLGHMSNISNVERELDIRRLITDLLDDMPVMELSDKLSFEEQANKRAEISKYKNDIIAYMTIATTPNITADGITRALREKFGDF, from the coding sequence ATGTCTTTGGAGAAGAAACTTGTTTACCCTTGGGTAGCTGAAATCGATGGATCAGATACTAGCGCCATTTTTGAAGAGATTAGGAACCCCGCAATATGTGAGTTCAAAACTTTCATTCTTAGTGAGGTTGGAGACTTCCAAATATGGATTGAACGCTTTGAGGATATCATACTCCTAACAAATATGTACTGGTACCGGTTTTACAAAGCGGGACCCTACTATAAGGAGGGCATTACTGATATTTATGAACGTCATGTGATCTCAAACTTTGATAATGCTATGATTCAATTGGTGTTAAAAACTGTTAGCGCCAAAGTCAGAGAATTGTGTGATTCATACTTGCAATTTGGAGCACATCACAAACAGGTAACTGTTTTTGGCCTGATAGATCAGATAAGATCTCACTACGATAGAGATAATCCTCTGATTACATACAAAAGATATTATGCATGGTTGGGTCATATGAGCAATATAAGTAATGTGGAGAGAGAACTAGATATCAGAAGACTGATTACTGATCTTTTGGATGACATGCCAGTAATGGAACTATCGGATAAATTAAGTTTCGAGGAACAAGCAAATAAGCGTGCTGAAATATCGAAGTATAAGAATGACATAATAGCTTATATGACAATTGCAACAACTCCAAATATAACAGCGGATGGGATAACGAGAGCTTTGAGAGAAAAATTTGGCGATTTTTAA
- the SEC59 gene encoding dolichol kinase (CAGL0M07700g~Ortholog(s) have dolichol kinase activity, role in dolichyl monophosphate biosynthetic process and endoplasmic reticulum membrane localization): MTTTTIVNVEKSGVKLRRSKHGPRKGMEVIPQLWQLVMLSVPFMYCYDNVMELLCSSVVVQMVIVVHLVCFVLRRKLFDDFYRIYLPFLVSFTFCDRTLTELNMIMSTTAVIPSNYTPIHLVGLIFQAGLMKIGMHNYDYISGVKCLVANYLLVNWLEDIGQLKTLDQIDCNLFGILLTDCLMINNATAPNYLLVLKGAMTSVMIIIVVNHFLTRLIPSLSNSIVLAGNFLVLFPILVNHLIDFSNEKITSPALWLIDFILESEIRQYIMLSWVIVLVVFIPLVILFKSKISLNTSRKIWHFVIFLLIVEPFHLDPEFVKISLCGIIPCFLSVEYLRYLKIEPYGEHLDFFLRSFADYRDQRGPLIVSYIYLITGITIPLLLFESPVGLVSLGVGDSLASIVGKKVGRMHWKGTNKTIEGTVAFIVGTTFISWILQRYFNYFSTIDIFKILVICTTGGVLEGNSELNDNILIPLFMVSMEKLLAQS; this comes from the coding sequence ATGACTACTACTACGATTGTGAATGTAGAGAAGTCCGGCGTTAAGTTGCGGCGAAGTAAACATGGGCCGAGAAAAGGTATGGAGGTTATCCCGCAATTATGGCAGCTTGTGATGCTTTCGGTTCCATTTATGTACTGCTATGATAATGTCATGGAGTTATTATGCAGTTCGGTTGTGGTGCAAATGGTAATAGTGGTTCACTTAGTATGCTTTGTGCTCCGGAGGAAGCTGTTTGATGATTTCTACCGTATATACTTGCCATTCTTGGTGTCCTTCACGTTCTGTGATAGAACTTTAACTGAACTGAATATGATTATGTCTACAACAGCAGTTATTCCTTCGAATTATACCCCAATTCATTTAGTGGGACTTATTTTCCAAGCTGGTCTGATGAAAATAGGTATGCATAACTATGATTATATTAGCGGAGTTAAATGCCTTGTTGCCAATTATCTGCTTGTGAATTGGTTGGAAGATATTGGTCAATTGAAAACTTTGGACCAAATTGATTGTAATCTATTTGGTATTCTCTTAACAGACTGTCTGATGATCAATAATGCAACAGCACCCAATTATCTATTGGTGCTAAAAGGAGCAATGACGAGTGTTATGATAATTATTGTAGTGAATCACTTTTTGACACGATTAATACCTAGCTTATCCAACAGCATTGTGTTAGCCGGTAATTTTTTGGTACTTTTCCCAATTTTGGTTAATCATTTGATTGATTTCTCCAATGAGAAAATTACTTCGCCAGCGTTGTGGCtaattgattttattcTGGAGTCAGAAATAAGACAGTATATTATGCTTTCTTGGGTAATAGTACTGGTTGTATTTATTCCCTTGGTTATACTATTCAAGTCAAAGATATCCTTGAATACTTCAAGAAAGATCTGGcattttgttatttttctcTTAATTGTGGAACCATTTCACCTAGATCCAGAGTTTGTTAAAATTTCACTTTGTGGTATCATTCCATGTTTTCTGAGTGTAGAGTACCTTCGATACCTGAAAATAGAACCATATGGTGAGCACCtggatttttttttgagatCATTTGCTGATTACAGAGATCAACGAGGTCCTTTAATTGTATCTTACATATATCTGATTACTGGAATAACAATCCCCCTGTTGCTGTTTGAATCTCCGGTAGGATTGGTAAGTTTAGGTGTGGGTGACTCATTAGCTTCCATTGTAGGCAAAAAGGTAGGCCGCATGCATTGGAAGGGGACTAATAAAACGATAGAGGGTACAGTGGCCTTCATCGTAGGCACAACTTTCATAAGTTGGATACttcaaagatattttaaTTACTTCAGCacaattgatatatttaaaATTCTTGTTATATGCACCACAGGAGGTGTTTTGGAGGGGAATAGTGAACTTAATGACAACATATTGATACCGCTTTTTATGGTATCAATGGAAAAACTTCTGGCACAGTCATGA